From a region of the Mucilaginibacter auburnensis genome:
- the prmC gene encoding peptide chain release factor N(5)-glutamine methyltransferase: MQTVKDVFVSYSAQLSDLYDKQEADAITLTALREITGRSSAYIKAFPDDDITPEEQTRLSDILKELAKGQPLQYVLGHTEFYGLPFKVNPAVLIPRPETEELVDWVLKSDLSVDSPNILDIGTGSGCIAISLKKILANAKVWAMDISNEALQTAKANAELNEVEVNFIETDVLQQSTLNLLPFTFNLIISNPPYVTPFDKTQMHTNVTDFEPHTALFVPQHDPLLFYKAIADLALKKLTKGGLLFFEINESYGNETVDMLKNKGFEKIELRKDLSGRDRMIKAVL, encoded by the coding sequence ATGCAAACCGTTAAAGATGTATTTGTGAGCTATTCAGCACAGTTGAGCGACCTGTATGACAAACAAGAAGCCGACGCAATAACTTTAACGGCGCTAAGGGAGATAACCGGACGATCAAGCGCTTACATCAAAGCATTTCCTGACGATGATATAACACCTGAAGAGCAAACCAGACTTTCAGATATATTAAAGGAGCTGGCTAAAGGCCAGCCGCTTCAATATGTTTTAGGGCATACTGAGTTTTATGGGCTGCCCTTCAAAGTAAACCCTGCTGTACTGATACCCCGCCCCGAAACTGAAGAGCTGGTTGACTGGGTATTGAAAAGCGATTTAAGCGTTGATAGTCCCAATATTTTAGATATTGGCACGGGTAGCGGCTGCATTGCCATCAGCTTAAAAAAGATCTTAGCTAATGCAAAGGTATGGGCCATGGATATTTCGAACGAGGCTTTGCAAACCGCAAAAGCAAATGCTGAACTCAATGAAGTTGAAGTAAACTTTATTGAAACAGATGTTCTGCAACAATCCACCCTTAACCTTTTGCCTTTTACCTTTAACCTCATCATCTCTAACCCGCCATACGTAACGCCGTTTGATAAAACCCAAATGCATACTAACGTAACAGATTTTGAGCCGCACACTGCCTTGTTTGTTCCGCAACATGATCCTTTGCTTTTTTATAAGGCAATAGCAGACCTGGCTTTGAAAAAACTCACAAAAGGCGGACTGCTGTTTTTCGAGATCAACGAAAGTTATGGCAATGAAACTGTTGACATGCTGAAAAACAAGGGCTTTGAAAAAATTGAGTTACGAAAAGATTTGAGCGGTCGTGACCGTATGATCAAAGCTGTATTATAA
- a CDS encoding L-threonylcarbamoyladenylate synthase has translation MLIKIYPENRNEKTIQQVVEVLRKGGIIIYPTDTVYGLGCDITNHRAIEAICKIRNIKPEKANFSFICYDLSHISDYIKPIDNTTFRVLKKALPGPFTFIFNASHAVPKLLSSNKKTVGIRVPDNNIARCIVKELGNPILSTSIHDDDDVIEYSSDPELIHEKYEGLVDMVIDGGYGDNIPSTVVDCTTGDFEIIREGKGDLEMYL, from the coding sequence ATGTTAATTAAAATATACCCTGAAAATCGAAACGAAAAAACCATACAACAGGTAGTGGAGGTGCTGCGCAAAGGCGGCATTATTATTTACCCTACCGATACGGTTTATGGTTTGGGGTGCGATATTACCAACCACAGGGCTATTGAGGCGATATGTAAAATAAGAAACATTAAACCCGAAAAGGCTAACTTTTCCTTTATCTGTTACGACCTCAGCCATATTTCCGACTATATAAAACCCATTGACAACACCACGTTTAGGGTACTGAAAAAAGCATTGCCGGGTCCGTTTACTTTTATATTTAATGCAAGCCACGCGGTGCCCAAACTGCTTAGCTCCAACAAAAAAACCGTAGGTATACGTGTACCCGATAATAACATAGCCCGCTGCATTGTGAAAGAACTGGGTAACCCTATCTTGTCTACCTCTATTCATGATGACGACGATGTGATTGAGTACTCATCTGATCCGGAATTGATACATGAGAAGTACGAGGGGCTGGTTGATATGGTAATTGACGGCGGTTACGGCGATAACATTCCGTCAACAGTAGTTGACTGCACCACAGGTGATTTTGAGATTATACGTGAGGGCAAGGGCGATCTGGAGATGTATTTGTAA
- a CDS encoding outer membrane protein assembly factor BamB family protein, with the protein MNSNFYKKPPLKGWIYVGIFALTLAAVVAGCMARKGAIVNTPTGIIPYKTWTTYGGGPDMSRYTELNQFTKNNVNQLQVAWHYPTMDNVEYNFNPIVVDTVMYLMGKNNSLIAVNAVNGKEIWIHSGLAGITRKGVNYWESADRKDRRLIFSLNNTLQEIDALTGKSILSFGNNGFISLKNDLGRDPETVSRGASPTPGQLFGNTIILGSAPGEGLFSAPGHIRAYNVLTGKLEWIFHTIPQPQEYGYDTWPKEAYKYIGGVNCWGEMSLDKQRGIVYVPLGSPTYDYYGADRIGANLFSDCIVALDARTGKRLWHYQTVHHDIWDYDITAAPQLITVDKNGKSVDAVAIATKQGFLYVFDRVTGDPLFPIEERPVPPSDVAGEQAWPTQPHSTLPPFTRQKVTVEDLNPYWTPGHADSIKRKVAAARSGLFTPLSDKYDVIAMPGAVGGANWGNTASNPKKGIVYVASMNHGSIYRLTKTPPRNTAMSAQAISAAQTAYVQNCQTCHGANREGAVGPAINNIGNRVTLEAFKSLVATGKGQMPPFAHIDEQTLNGIYRFITGNTSAGGPPGGAGRPGGFGSARTATPVTGPVVASGGAPDAVAFNTQRPTKMLTDYPEGVKNFDRYTTPYGLANTDLVTPPWTTITAYDLNKGTVLWKKPIGQDARIPLKTGQEEMGVPAGSQRKSMIVTSTGILFATIANGQIYAFDAENGKVLWKYDLPRDTDAPMSTYQVNGKQYLIVPAQSAFGPEAGDRAKLPDAYPSGYVVFTLPDKKK; encoded by the coding sequence ATGAACTCAAATTTCTACAAAAAACCACCACTCAAAGGGTGGATCTATGTAGGCATCTTTGCGCTTACCCTGGCAGCGGTTGTTGCGGGGTGTATGGCCCGTAAAGGTGCCATTGTTAACACCCCTACCGGCATCATTCCATACAAAACATGGACCACCTATGGCGGCGGACCTGATATGTCGCGCTATACCGAGTTGAATCAGTTTACCAAAAACAACGTTAACCAGTTGCAGGTAGCCTGGCACTACCCCACCATGGACAATGTGGAATATAACTTTAACCCCATTGTGGTGGATACCGTTATGTACCTGATGGGCAAGAACAACTCGTTGATAGCTGTGAACGCAGTCAACGGTAAAGAAATCTGGATACACAGCGGCCTGGCAGGCATTACCCGTAAAGGGGTGAACTACTGGGAAAGTGCCGACCGAAAAGATCGCCGCCTTATATTTTCCCTGAACAATACGCTTCAGGAAATTGACGCGCTTACAGGCAAGTCTATCCTCAGCTTTGGCAACAATGGCTTCATCTCCTTAAAAAATGACCTGGGCCGCGACCCGGAAACCGTGAGTAGAGGTGCCTCACCCACACCGGGACAGCTTTTTGGAAATACCATCATACTGGGTTCGGCTCCGGGTGAGGGCTTGTTTTCTGCGCCCGGACATATTCGTGCCTACAATGTGCTCACCGGCAAACTGGAATGGATATTTCATACCATACCCCAACCACAGGAATATGGTTATGATACCTGGCCCAAAGAGGCTTATAAATACATAGGCGGCGTTAACTGCTGGGGCGAAATGTCGTTAGACAAGCAGCGCGGCATTGTCTACGTACCGCTTGGCTCCCCAACTTATGATTATTATGGCGCAGATCGTATTGGTGCCAACCTGTTCAGTGATTGTATTGTGGCTTTGGATGCGCGCACCGGTAAAAGGTTATGGCACTATCAAACGGTTCATCATGATATTTGGGATTATGATATCACCGCCGCGCCACAATTGATCACCGTTGATAAAAACGGCAAAAGCGTTGACGCGGTTGCCATAGCTACCAAACAAGGATTTTTGTATGTATTTGACCGAGTAACCGGTGATCCGCTTTTTCCGATAGAAGAACGCCCTGTTCCGCCGAGCGATGTTGCGGGCGAACAGGCCTGGCCAACACAACCGCACTCTACACTACCTCCATTCACCCGTCAGAAAGTTACAGTTGAAGATTTGAACCCTTACTGGACTCCCGGCCACGCCGACAGCATAAAACGCAAAGTAGCCGCGGCCAGATCAGGATTATTTACGCCATTGAGCGATAAATACGACGTGATTGCTATGCCCGGTGCCGTAGGCGGCGCTAATTGGGGCAACACCGCATCCAACCCTAAAAAAGGCATTGTGTATGTGGCCTCCATGAATCATGGTTCTATTTACAGATTAACTAAAACGCCGCCCCGCAATACAGCCATGTCTGCACAGGCAATATCTGCAGCGCAAACAGCATATGTACAAAATTGCCAAACCTGCCATGGCGCTAACCGCGAAGGTGCCGTTGGCCCGGCTATCAATAACATTGGCAACCGCGTTACTTTAGAAGCTTTTAAATCGTTAGTTGCTACAGGTAAAGGCCAAATGCCACCTTTCGCGCATATTGATGAGCAAACGCTTAATGGCATTTACCGCTTTATAACAGGTAATACATCTGCAGGTGGTCCTCCGGGCGGTGCTGGTCGTCCGGGTGGTTTTGGTAGCGCCCGCACAGCTACACCCGTGACCGGCCCCGTGGTAGCATCAGGTGGCGCGCCGGATGCTGTTGCTTTTAACACGCAGCGCCCTACCAAAATGTTAACAGACTATCCAGAAGGCGTAAAAAACTTTGATAGGTATACCACACCATATGGCTTGGCCAACACCGATCTGGTTACGCCGCCATGGACCACCATTACAGCGTACGATCTGAACAAAGGCACCGTACTTTGGAAAAAACCTATTGGTCAGGATGCGCGCATCCCTTTAAAAACAGGTCAGGAAGAAATGGGTGTGCCTGCAGGTTCGCAGCGTAAAAGCATGATCGTTACCTCAACAGGAATATTATTTGCCACCATTGCTAACGGCCAGATCTATGCTTTTGATGCAGAAAACGGAAAGGTGCTGTGGAAATATGATCTGCCGCGGGATACCGACGCGCCAATGAGCACCTACCAGGTTAACGGCAAGCAATACTTAATAGTACCCGCGCAAAGCGCCTTTGGCCCCGAAGCGGGCGACAGAGCAAAGCTACCGGACGCTTATCCATCGGGCTACGTGGTATTCACTCTCCCCGACAAAAAGAAATAG
- the ribD gene encoding bifunctional diaminohydroxyphosphoribosylaminopyrimidine deaminase/5-amino-6-(5-phosphoribosylamino)uracil reductase RibD: MPSHEIYMRRCLDLAAQGKSSVSPNPMVGSVIVHNGIVVGEGYHQKYGGPHAEVNAVNDVFCRFDNAAEILRESTIYVSLEPCAHYGKTPPCADLIIKHRIPKVVVGCRDPFDQVDGKGIEKLQQAGIEVELGVLEQECRHLNRRFFTRVQQHRPYIILKWAQTADGFFAPGDNSQFWITGAESRQLVHQWRTEEDAILVGKNTAAIDNPQLNVRYAEGRNPKRVVIDRRLELDPNLHLFDQSVETLIFNEIKTDTHGKNKYIALEDFNRYVPQYIMYQLYLQDIQSVIIEGGAHTLRTFIEAGMWDEARVFTGRPLLHHGIPAPLLTGTKTDEVQCGNDLLQVWYNA, encoded by the coding sequence ATGCCATCCCACGAAATATACATGCGCCGCTGCCTTGACCTTGCAGCGCAAGGTAAAAGCTCTGTTAGTCCTAACCCCATGGTAGGATCGGTGATTGTGCATAATGGTATTGTTGTGGGAGAGGGATACCATCAAAAATATGGCGGTCCACATGCAGAAGTGAATGCTGTAAATGATGTGTTTTGCCGTTTTGATAACGCCGCTGAGATACTTCGCGAATCTACAATATACGTTTCTCTTGAGCCCTGTGCTCACTATGGCAAAACGCCGCCATGTGCTGATCTCATCATCAAACACCGCATACCCAAGGTGGTTGTAGGCTGCCGCGACCCGTTTGACCAGGTAGATGGAAAAGGTATAGAGAAGTTACAGCAAGCAGGTATTGAGGTAGAATTAGGTGTGTTGGAGCAGGAGTGCCGCCACCTTAACCGCAGGTTTTTTACCCGCGTGCAACAGCACCGGCCCTATATTATTTTAAAGTGGGCGCAAACTGCCGATGGCTTTTTCGCGCCTGGTGACAACAGTCAGTTTTGGATAACCGGCGCTGAATCACGCCAACTGGTGCACCAGTGGCGCACGGAAGAGGATGCTATTTTAGTAGGTAAGAATACCGCCGCCATTGATAACCCACAGTTGAACGTGCGCTATGCAGAGGGCCGTAACCCCAAACGTGTGGTGATTGACCGTAGGTTAGAACTCGATCCTAATTTGCATCTGTTTGACCAATCTGTAGAGACGCTCATTTTCAATGAGATCAAGACCGATACACACGGTAAGAATAAATACATCGCCCTGGAAGATTTTAACCGATATGTACCACAGTACATCATGTATCAGTTGTATTTGCAGGATATACAGTCGGTTATTATTGAAGGGGGCGCGCATACCTTACGCACTTTTATTGAGGCGGGGATGTGGGATGAGGCCCGTGTATTCACCGGCAGGCCCTTGTTACACCATGGCATACCGGCACCACTTTTAACCGGAACCAAAACAGACGAAGTACAATGCGGCAATGACCTGCTGCAAGTTTGGTATAATGCTTAG
- a CDS encoding tetratricopeptide repeat-containing sensor histidine kinase, which produces MTNFLANPQNAIKHSLHWLLLLLALPCFAQNKQIDSLKTALNKTKQDTSRIVLLKEIASAYTQVDLNQRLKYAKLAAQLAGKLHDQRSIADAYLSIGTAYGIQGKLDSGIMYFQKAYSTAAKINYEMVMGKSQTNMGFANDKLDNAKEAISCYFVALNIFKKIKYLPGINQCYTNIGSLYFDRGQPALAKTYFDECLKTYTADKDERGIAYALYNLGNCYQDLNKNELALTYLDKSLTIRKKLNDVNGVGLVQRAKGLAYLHLKEYDLAIANLDSALTAMVTLQDTYQQAAVMLALSQVYRATGDYVKAEYNALKGLKICREIKTKNGISLMLHELIKVYKQKKDINKAFAYQSEYVDIIDSLRNEKLVKDITVVEFKRVKQENTALADNNRTIKSENTGYLTKLQQYNNILVIIIATLAFVTLAVVVLYKRNKEKQIVNKQLIQQKEEIAHINKELELLNEEINAQMELTTSQNAELERLNSVKNKFFSIISHDLRGPLNTLHTLFKIYREGDIKEDELRALLGRLEDTILTTGAFLDNLLEWSKSQLEGIVVRAEDFDVKDTITDNLHLFQTKIEFKGLKVNNKVKHPVIVYADPNMIRLVIRNLLSNSVKFCSTGDKIEIASKIDGNDAVITIKDTGPGINEAEVEKLFSLEHAVSLTDQGEKGNRLGLILCRDMIAQNNGSLTLQTKLGIGTTFTITLPGSKQAQTLF; this is translated from the coding sequence ATGACCAACTTTCTCGCGAATCCCCAAAACGCTATAAAGCATAGCTTGCATTGGCTATTGCTTTTATTGGCATTACCCTGCTTTGCACAAAACAAACAGATTGACAGTTTAAAAACTGCGCTTAACAAAACCAAACAAGACACATCCCGCATCGTCCTTTTAAAAGAAATTGCCTCAGCTTATACACAGGTTGACCTAAATCAAAGATTAAAATATGCAAAATTAGCGGCACAGCTGGCGGGTAAACTTCACGACCAAAGATCAATTGCTGATGCATACTTGAGCATTGGTACCGCATACGGAATACAGGGTAAGCTTGATAGCGGTATTATGTACTTTCAAAAAGCCTACAGCACAGCCGCTAAAATAAACTATGAAATGGTTATGGGTAAAAGCCAAACCAACATGGGCTTTGCAAATGACAAACTGGATAATGCAAAAGAAGCTATAAGCTGTTACTTTGTTGCGCTTAATATATTCAAAAAAATAAAATACCTGCCTGGTATAAATCAATGCTATACCAACATCGGCTCGTTGTACTTTGACCGTGGGCAACCCGCTTTAGCAAAAACTTACTTTGACGAATGCCTTAAAACCTATACGGCCGACAAAGATGAACGAGGTATTGCCTACGCACTTTATAATTTAGGCAATTGTTACCAGGACTTAAACAAGAATGAACTTGCACTAACCTACCTGGATAAAAGTTTAACAATACGTAAAAAGCTTAATGATGTTAATGGTGTAGGTTTGGTACAGCGTGCCAAAGGTTTGGCCTATTTACATTTAAAAGAGTATGATTTAGCCATAGCTAATTTAGACAGTGCACTAACCGCAATGGTAACCCTTCAGGATACCTATCAGCAGGCAGCAGTTATGCTGGCTCTTTCACAAGTTTACAGGGCGACGGGAGATTATGTAAAGGCGGAGTATAATGCCCTTAAAGGCTTGAAAATTTGTCGCGAAATAAAAACCAAAAATGGCATTTCATTAATGCTACACGAACTGATCAAGGTTTATAAACAGAAAAAAGATATAAATAAAGCATTTGCGTATCAATCAGAATATGTTGATATAATAGATAGCTTACGAAATGAAAAGCTGGTAAAGGATATTACTGTTGTTGAGTTTAAAAGGGTTAAACAAGAGAACACGGCCCTTGCCGATAATAACAGAACTATAAAATCAGAAAACACGGGCTATCTAACTAAATTACAGCAGTATAATAACATATTGGTTATTATTATAGCAACATTAGCCTTTGTAACGCTTGCTGTTGTGGTACTTTACAAGCGCAATAAGGAAAAGCAAATTGTAAATAAGCAGCTCATTCAACAAAAGGAAGAAATAGCTCACATTAACAAAGAGCTGGAGTTGCTTAATGAAGAGATCAACGCCCAAATGGAGCTTACCACTAGTCAGAATGCCGAATTGGAACGCCTCAACTCCGTAAAAAATAAATTCTTCTCTATTATATCTCATGATCTGCGTGGGCCGCTCAACACCCTGCATACATTGTTCAAAATATACCGCGAAGGAGATATCAAAGAGGATGAGTTGCGCGCGCTGCTTGGCCGGTTGGAAGATACTATACTAACAACGGGTGCATTCCTTGATAATTTGTTAGAGTGGTCAAAGAGTCAACTGGAGGGTATAGTGGTTAGAGCCGAAGATTTTGATGTAAAAGACACCATCACGGATAATCTGCACCTTTTCCAAACCAAAATTGAGTTTAAAGGACTTAAAGTAAATAACAAGGTAAAGCATCCCGTAATTGTATATGCCGACCCTAACATGATCCGTTTAGTGATCAGGAACCTGCTGTCAAACAGTGTTAAATTTTGCAGTACCGGCGATAAGATTGAGATAGCTTCAAAAATTGACGGGAATGATGCCGTTATTACAATTAAAGACACCGGCCCTGGCATAAACGAAGCGGAGGTTGAAAAATTATTTAGTCTGGAACATGCAGTTAGCTTAACTGATCAGGGCGAAAAAGGCAACCGACTGGGTTTAATACTTTGCAGGGATATGATAGCTCAAAATAACGGTAGTTTGACCTTACAAACCAAATTGGGTATTGGTACTACCTTTACTATAACGCTGCCGGGCAGTAAGCAAGCTCAAACGTTATTTTAA
- a CDS encoding FG-GAP repeat domain-containing protein: MKRIISTIILAGLTALSYGQGTPGDFTGRGMSLIPDYTFKASALNGFHTLGSGSWQAANGLVTVKANGVGYLVSDKSFQDIQLHTLFKADANTEVGFLFRMEKTSDGYKGFLVSVKGAETGSYKVTLDAQGKEKSREKLRNVGGIIRQAPPLDPNAPARPSGGAPRPSGPGGAAPAVTLPITRPVTTVVPGQWNQFEGIIDLNMLRAYFNDGGESGVAAEETDGNFGAFALMVNGNGQVQFNELSYQDVGIKTLLKEQSSARFKVQQIQDMYYSWAAGAGDFNRDGVMDVVAGPMIYYGPEFTRSREIEFASSVSPSKNFTAYNCQYTYDFNGDGWPDILTGPSTSYLFINPKGESRRWEKYTVVTGVQSEITLFRDVDGDGKPELVFGGGGQMKYAKPDPSDPTKPWIQRAISERGLANAHGIGVGDINGDGLMDITNVNGWWEHPKNDDGVMLWEYHPVAFGRYGHRGSNVGGATMGIYDVNGDKLPDVVTSLNAHGFGLAWFEQKCDAAGKISFVRHMIMDDYSAKNAGGVTFSEAHGAAFADIDGDGIPDFITGKRYFSHLDTFLDPDPYGPPVTYVYKTVRDPKAPGGARFVPELVHNRSGVGSDVLATDLNKDGAVDIVTATNRGVFIYWNTTKAGAARASSKK; the protein is encoded by the coding sequence ATGAAACGTATCATTTCAACCATCATATTAGCCGGTTTAACTGCCCTATCATACGGGCAAGGCACGCCCGGCGATTTTACAGGGCGAGGCATGAGCCTCATTCCTGATTATACTTTTAAAGCTTCTGCCTTAAATGGTTTCCACACCCTCGGTAGTGGTAGCTGGCAGGCTGCAAACGGCCTTGTAACAGTCAAAGCAAATGGCGTTGGCTACTTAGTTTCCGACAAATCATTTCAGGATATACAATTACACACACTTTTTAAAGCAGATGCAAATACAGAAGTTGGCTTTTTGTTTCGCATGGAAAAAACCAGCGATGGGTACAAAGGCTTTCTGGTATCTGTAAAAGGTGCTGAAACAGGTTCATATAAAGTCACCTTAGATGCGCAGGGGAAAGAAAAAAGTCGTGAAAAATTGCGTAACGTAGGCGGCATTATCCGCCAGGCACCACCACTTGATCCCAATGCTCCTGCCCGACCCAGTGGCGGAGCACCGCGCCCCAGCGGTCCCGGCGGCGCTGCTCCGGCTGTAACATTACCGATTACCCGACCCGTTACTACTGTTGTGCCCGGCCAATGGAACCAGTTTGAAGGAATTATTGACCTTAACATGCTGCGCGCTTATTTTAATGATGGTGGCGAAAGCGGCGTTGCAGCCGAGGAAACTGATGGCAATTTCGGTGCGTTTGCTTTAATGGTGAATGGTAACGGGCAGGTGCAGTTTAATGAGTTAAGCTATCAGGATGTTGGCATCAAAACCCTGCTCAAAGAGCAAAGTTCGGCACGCTTTAAGGTACAGCAAATACAGGATATGTATTACTCATGGGCTGCGGGAGCGGGCGATTTTAACCGTGATGGCGTAATGGATGTAGTAGCCGGACCCATGATCTATTACGGACCGGAATTTACCCGCTCGCGTGAGATCGAGTTTGCATCTTCGGTAAGTCCGTCAAAAAACTTTACAGCCTACAATTGTCAATATACGTACGATTTTAACGGCGATGGCTGGCCCGATATTTTAACCGGCCCATCAACCAGCTATCTGTTCATCAATCCGAAGGGTGAATCGCGCCGTTGGGAAAAATACACGGTTGTTACAGGGGTACAGTCGGAAATTACATTGTTCCGCGATGTTGATGGCGATGGTAAACCAGAGTTGGTTTTTGGCGGTGGCGGACAAATGAAATATGCCAAGCCCGATCCATCAGACCCAACCAAACCGTGGATACAACGTGCTATTTCTGAACGTGGGTTAGCTAATGCCCACGGCATTGGCGTAGGCGATATTAACGGCGATGGCTTGATGGACATTACCAACGTTAATGGCTGGTGGGAACATCCAAAAAATGATGATGGCGTAATGCTGTGGGAGTATCACCCTGTAGCATTTGGCCGCTACGGTCACCGTGGCTCAAACGTGGGCGGCGCTACCATGGGCATTTATGATGTGAACGGAGATAAACTGCCCGATGTGGTGACCAGCCTAAATGCCCACGGTTTTGGCTTGGCCTGGTTTGAGCAAAAATGCGATGCCGCAGGTAAAATTAGCTTTGTGCGCCACATGATAATGGATGATTACAGCGCAAAAAATGCCGGCGGTGTAACCTTCTCTGAAGCACATGGCGCAGCATTTGCCGATATTGACGGAGATGGCATTCCAGATTTTATAACAGGGAAGCGCTATTTCAGTCACCTGGATACATTTTTAGATCCTGATCCGTACGGACCTCCGGTAACGTATGTGTACAAAACCGTGCGCGACCCTAAAGCGCCGGGAGGCGCAAGGTTTGTACCTGAGCTGGTGCATAACCGCTCAGGCGTAGGTTCGGACGTATTGGCTACAGATCTGAATAAGGACGGTGCCGTTGACATTGTTACGGCTACTAATCGCGGTGTGTTTATTTACTGGAACACCACAAAAGCAGGCGCTGCAAGAGCGTCAAGTAAAAAATAA
- a CDS encoding IMPACT family protein → MLFDDTYHTIKAPSEGLFRDKGSKFLAFAYPITSDAEIKEHVSRLKAEHPKANHHCWAMRLGTDRSVFRVNDDGEPSGTAGRPILNVLLSRDITNILVVVVRYFGGTLLGVPGLINAYKHATIDVLEHASVIERSVQDVYEVAFAHEHMNEVMRMVKDNQLTVLAQDFDTLYRMQLSVRKMKVNEVLGRLEKLPNIQINYLRTV, encoded by the coding sequence ATGCTGTTTGACGATACCTATCATACTATAAAAGCACCCAGCGAAGGTCTGTTCCGCGATAAAGGGAGTAAGTTTTTAGCTTTTGCTTATCCTATTACCTCAGATGCGGAGATCAAAGAGCATGTTAGTCGTTTAAAGGCCGAGCATCCCAAGGCCAACCACCATTGCTGGGCCATGCGTTTGGGTACAGACCGCTCTGTGTTCCGCGTTAATGACGACGGCGAGCCCTCTGGAACCGCGGGAAGGCCCATTCTGAATGTTTTGTTATCCCGGGACATCACCAATATACTGGTAGTTGTGGTGCGCTATTTTGGGGGTACCTTGTTAGGGGTTCCTGGGCTGATCAATGCATATAAACACGCCACAATTGATGTGCTTGAACATGCTTCGGTCATTGAACGCTCTGTTCAGGATGTGTATGAGGTGGCCTTTGCTCATGAACACATGAACGAGGTTATGCGAATGGTAAAAGACAACCAATTAACCGTACTGGCGCAAGACTTTGATACCCTTTACCGCATGCAGTTAAGTGTGCGCAAAATGAAGGTAAACGAGGTTTTAGGGCGTTTGGAAAAGTTGCCTAACATCCAGATCAATTACCTCAGAACCGTTTAA
- a CDS encoding SDR family oxidoreductase: protein MKLKDKTVIITGASSGIGKALATEFAKRGANLVLGARQYVTLCEIAQSLEKQYNIKAVAVQCDVVNESDCEQLVKQTVLTFGKIDVLVNNAGISMRALFNDADVQVLKSLMDVNFWGMVYCTKYAMPELLKTKGTVVGVSSIAGYKGLPGRTGYSASKFAMNGFLDALRVENLKTGVNVLTACPGFTASNIRNTALNKDGIQQGESMLQEEKMMTAEQVATIIVDGVENRARTLIMTGQGKLTVLLSKLIPGVLDKLVYNVFAKEKDPLLK, encoded by the coding sequence ATGAAGTTGAAAGATAAAACGGTAATTATTACAGGTGCCTCATCGGGCATTGGAAAAGCATTAGCTACAGAATTTGCCAAACGCGGCGCTAATTTAGTTTTAGGAGCGAGGCAATACGTTACACTTTGCGAAATAGCACAATCTCTTGAAAAACAATATAATATTAAAGCCGTAGCTGTACAGTGCGATGTTGTGAATGAAAGCGACTGCGAGCAACTTGTAAAGCAAACCGTCCTAACTTTCGGAAAAATAGATGTATTGGTTAATAATGCCGGTATCTCTATGCGTGCATTGTTTAATGATGCCGATGTGCAGGTGCTCAAATCGTTAATGGATGTTAACTTTTGGGGGATGGTGTACTGCACCAAATATGCCATGCCAGAACTTTTAAAAACCAAAGGCACCGTCGTAGGTGTATCGTCCATTGCCGGCTACAAGGGTTTGCCTGGTCGTACTGGTTACTCGGCTTCTAAATTTGCTATGAATGGTTTTTTGGATGCACTGCGCGTAGAGAACCTAAAAACCGGTGTAAATGTACTTACGGCTTGTCCGGGTTTTACGGCATCCAATATACGTAACACCGCATTAAACAAAGACGGTATTCAACAGGGCGAAAGCATGCTGCAAGAAGAAAAAATGATGACCGCAGAACAGGTAGCCACTATAATTGTGGATGGCGTTGAAAACCGTGCTCGCACTCTCATCATGACCGGGCAGGGAAAACTTACCGTGTTGTTAAGTAAACTAATTCCCGGTGTACTGGATAAATTGGTTTATAACGTATTTGCTAAAGAGAAAGACCCGCTGTTAAAATAA